One part of the Bdellovibrio bacteriovorus genome encodes these proteins:
- a CDS encoding hybrid sensor histidine kinase/response regulator: protein MMKSTILCVDDEVDNVDALERLFRKKYNVLKATSGKEALAVLDEHPGPVALIITDQRMPEMTGVEFLEKTLTSHPETVRILLTGYTDLESVISAVNKGQIFRYLTKPWDPVDLTNTVDHAIERYSLGQELKQKNQELARALEELKSLDVAKSNFMILINHELKTPLTSILSFSSLLAESKLNDEDKLMVNRITRSAERLKTLVEDVLLVVRAETNQLKIDMQQVAFTQFDEAVSKEVQELMNKKQQKLVSKLEPLAVTADVRLIKQVMLRLIHNAAKFGTDGSEIHVESMKSGTNLRFVVSNIGPHLPTSVVDKIMKPFFIDEDVMHHSTGTGLGLTICQSILKSHQSHLQFKNTAQGVMVFFELPLG, encoded by the coding sequence ATGATGAAAAGCACAATTTTGTGTGTCGACGACGAAGTGGATAATGTTGACGCCCTGGAACGCCTGTTCCGAAAGAAATACAACGTCTTAAAGGCCACCTCCGGGAAAGAGGCTCTGGCTGTGCTGGACGAACATCCGGGCCCGGTCGCCCTTATCATCACCGATCAGCGCATGCCGGAAATGACCGGCGTGGAATTTCTGGAAAAGACCCTGACGTCTCACCCTGAGACTGTGCGCATTCTACTGACCGGCTACACCGATCTTGAATCCGTGATCAGCGCTGTGAATAAAGGTCAGATTTTCCGTTATCTGACTAAACCCTGGGACCCGGTGGACCTGACCAACACCGTGGATCATGCGATTGAACGCTATTCCCTGGGACAGGAACTGAAGCAAAAAAATCAGGAACTGGCGCGCGCCTTGGAAGAACTCAAAAGCCTGGATGTCGCCAAATCCAATTTCATGATTCTGATCAATCATGAATTAAAAACTCCGCTGACTTCCATCTTAAGCTTTTCTTCCCTGCTGGCGGAATCCAAACTGAATGATGAAGACAAGCTGATGGTGAATCGTATCACCCGCAGCGCCGAGCGCCTTAAGACCCTGGTCGAAGATGTTCTGCTGGTGGTCCGTGCTGAAACCAACCAACTTAAAATAGACATGCAGCAAGTGGCCTTCACCCAGTTTGACGAAGCCGTCAGCAAAGAGGTGCAGGAACTGATGAATAAAAAGCAACAAAAGCTGGTCAGCAAACTGGAACCCTTGGCCGTCACTGCCGATGTGCGCCTGATCAAACAAGTCATGCTGCGACTGATTCACAATGCCGCCAAATTCGGAACCGATGGCAGCGAGATCCACGTGGAAAGCATGAAAAGCGGCACGAACCTGCGCTTTGTGGTTTCCAACATCGGCCCGCACCTGCCTACGTCTGTGGTGGATAAAATCATGAAGCCCTTCTTTATTGATGAGGACGTCATGCACCACTCCACCGGCACGGGCTTAGGTTTGACCATCTGTCAGTCCATTTTGAAATCACACCAATCCCACCTGCAGTTTAAAAACACGGCGCAGGGAGTGATGGTGTTCTTCGAACTGCCCCTGGGCTAG